A window of the Pseudomonas sp. B21_DOA genome harbors these coding sequences:
- the secE gene encoding preprotein translocase subunit SecE, protein MTPKAEAQGSRFDLLKWLVVVALVVVGVVGNQYYAASPILYRVLALLAIAAVAAFVGLQTAKGKSFFVLVKEARTEIRKVVWPTRQETTQTTLIVVAVVLVMALLLWGLDSLLGWLVSLIVG, encoded by the coding sequence ATGACTCCTAAAGCTGAAGCTCAAGGCTCTCGCTTCGATCTGCTCAAGTGGCTTGTAGTAGTCGCTTTGGTAGTTGTTGGCGTTGTTGGCAATCAGTATTACGCTGCTTCGCCGATCCTGTACCGTGTACTCGCTTTGCTTGCCATTGCTGCTGTAGCTGCCTTTGTAGGCCTGCAGACTGCGAAGGGCAAGTCTTTCTTTGTACTGGTTAAGGAAGCTCGCACCGAGATTCGTAAAGTCGTGTGGCCAACTCGCCAAGAAACCACGCAGACCACGCTGATTGTCGTGGCTGTTGTTCTGGTTATGGCGTTGCTGTTGTGGGGTCTTGATTCCCTGCTCGGCTGGCTTGTTTCCTTGATTGTCGGCTAA
- the rplL gene encoding 50S ribosomal protein L7/L12: MSLTNEQIIEAIGQKSVVEIVELIKAMEETFGVTAAAASAGPAVAAAAVEEQTEFNVVLLEAGEKKVNVIKAVRELTGLGLKEAKEKVDGAPQVVAEGVSKEAAEDAKKKLEEAGAKVELK, translated from the coding sequence ATGTCTCTGACTAACGAACAAATCATCGAAGCAATCGGCCAGAAATCCGTAGTGGAAATCGTTGAGCTGATCAAAGCGATGGAAGAAACCTTCGGTGTTACCGCTGCTGCCGCTTCGGCTGGCCCAGCTGTAGCTGCTGCTGCTGTTGAAGAGCAAACCGAGTTCAACGTTGTTCTGCTGGAAGCTGGCGAGAAGAAGGTTAACGTGATCAAGGCAGTTCGTGAACTGACCGGTCTGGGCCTGAAAGAAGCCAAAGAGAAAGTAGACGGCGCTCCTCAGGTTGTAGCTGAAGGCGTTTCGAAAGAAGCGGCTGAAGACGCCAAGAAGAAGCTGGAAGAAGCAGGCGCTAAAGTCGAGCTGAAGTAA
- the nusG gene encoding transcription termination/antitermination protein NusG produces the protein MAKRWYVVHAYSGYEKHVMRSLIERVKLAGMEDGFGEILVPTEEVVEMRNGQKRKSERKFFPGYVLVQMDMNEGTWHLVKDTPRVMGFIGGTADKPAPITDKEAEAILRRVADGSDKPKPKTLFEPGETVRVNDGPFADFNGVVEEVNYEKSRIQVAVLIFGRSTPVELEFSQVEKV, from the coding sequence GTGGCTAAGCGTTGGTATGTTGTGCATGCTTACTCGGGTTACGAGAAGCATGTGATGCGCTCGCTGATCGAGCGCGTAAAGCTGGCTGGCATGGAAGATGGCTTCGGCGAGATTCTGGTTCCCACTGAAGAAGTGGTTGAAATGCGTAACGGCCAGAAGCGCAAAAGCGAGCGCAAGTTCTTCCCGGGCTATGTGCTGGTCCAGATGGATATGAACGAGGGTACCTGGCACTTGGTCAAGGATACTCCTCGAGTGATGGGTTTCATCGGCGGTACCGCTGACAAGCCTGCGCCAATTACCGATAAAGAGGCAGAAGCGATTCTGCGTCGCGTTGCTGACGGTAGCGACAAGCCGAAGCCGAAGACGTTGTTCGAGCCAGGCGAGACGGTACGTGTCAATGACGGTCCATTCGCTGATTTCAATGGCGTTGTGGAAGAAGTTAACTACGAAAAGAGCCGGATCCAAGTGGCGGTGCTCATTTTCGGTCGCTCTACTCCGGTGGAGCTCGAGTTCAGTCAGGTCGAGAAGGTCTAA
- the rplK gene encoding 50S ribosomal protein L11, which translates to MAKKITAYIKLQVKAAQANPSPPVGPALGQHGVNIMEFCKAFNARTQGLEPGLPTPVIITVYSDRSFTFETKSTPASVLLKKAAGLTSGSARPNTVKVGTVTRAQLEEIAKTKNADLTAADMDAAVRTIAGSARSMGLNVEGV; encoded by the coding sequence ATGGCCAAGAAGATTACCGCTTACATCAAGCTGCAAGTGAAGGCCGCTCAGGCTAACCCAAGTCCACCGGTTGGTCCTGCTCTGGGTCAGCACGGCGTGAACATCATGGAATTCTGCAAGGCTTTCAACGCCCGTACTCAGGGTCTTGAGCCAGGTCTGCCGACTCCAGTGATCATCACTGTCTACAGCGACCGTAGCTTCACTTTCGAAACCAAATCCACCCCTGCTTCGGTTCTGCTGAAGAAGGCGGCCGGTCTGACCAGCGGTTCCGCTCGTCCGAACACCGTTAAGGTTGGCACCGTTACCCGTGCTCAGCTGGAAGAAATCGCGAAAACCAAAAACGCGGATCTGACTGCAGCTGATATGGATGCAGCCGTGCGTACTATCGCCGGTTCTGCTCGTAGCATGGGCCTTAATGTGGAGGGTGTGTAA
- the birA gene encoding bifunctional biotin--[acetyl-CoA-carboxylase] ligase/biotin operon repressor BirA, producing MLTLVNLLKDGRFHSGQDLGVALGISRSAVWKQLQQLEAELGLSIHKVRGRGYQLSTPLTLLDPLEITKKMPPWPVRVFDSVDSTNAEALRSINDGAPAPFLLLAERQLAGRGRRGRKWVSPFAENLYYSLVLRIDGGMRQLEGLSLVVGLAVMQTLRSSGVSNAGLKWPNDVLVGNKKIAGILLELVGDPADVCHVVLGVGINVNMQVAQEVDQQWTSIRLESGQACDRNALVVELSNQLNTYIRRHQTHGFAGLQAEWAENHLWQGRTVSLIAGNSHIEGVVLGIDNQGGLRLMVGGVEQVFSGGELSLRLRDDS from the coding sequence ATGCTGACGTTGGTGAATCTACTGAAGGATGGACGATTCCATTCCGGACAGGACTTGGGCGTTGCCTTGGGAATTAGCCGAAGTGCTGTATGGAAGCAGCTACAACAGCTTGAAGCTGAACTTGGCCTGTCGATCCATAAAGTTCGCGGTCGTGGATATCAATTGTCGACGCCTCTGACGCTCCTTGATCCTCTTGAAATAACCAAGAAGATGCCTCCATGGCCGGTGCGTGTGTTCGACTCTGTCGACTCGACAAATGCCGAAGCTCTGCGCTCCATCAATGACGGTGCCCCCGCGCCGTTTTTGCTGCTCGCGGAGCGACAATTGGCAGGCCGTGGTCGTCGAGGTCGTAAGTGGGTAAGCCCATTTGCGGAAAACCTTTATTACAGCCTTGTGCTCCGTATCGACGGCGGAATGCGCCAGCTTGAAGGGCTGAGCCTTGTTGTTGGCTTGGCCGTCATGCAGACCTTGCGAAGCTCGGGGGTGTCGAACGCCGGTTTGAAATGGCCCAATGATGTCTTGGTGGGAAACAAGAAGATTGCCGGGATCCTACTTGAGCTCGTCGGAGATCCGGCAGATGTCTGTCATGTTGTGCTGGGTGTAGGAATCAATGTGAATATGCAGGTTGCACAAGAGGTCGACCAGCAGTGGACTTCCATAAGGCTTGAGTCTGGGCAGGCCTGTGATCGCAACGCTTTGGTGGTTGAGCTTAGCAATCAGCTGAACACCTATATCCGTAGGCACCAAACCCATGGATTCGCTGGTTTGCAAGCAGAATGGGCGGAAAATCATTTGTGGCAGGGTCGCACTGTTTCATTGATTGCGGGTAACAGTCATATCGAAGGGGTTGTGCTCGGCATCGATAATCAGGGCGGGTTGCGCTTGATGGTAGGCGGTGTTGAACAAGTCTTTAGTGGCGGAGAGCTCAGCCTGAGGTTGCGTGATGATTCTTGA
- the tuf gene encoding elongation factor Tu, with product MAKEKFDRSLPHVNVGTIGHVDHGKTTLTAALTRVCSEVFGSAVVEFDKIDSAPEEKARGITINTAHVEYNSTIRHYAHVDCPGHADYVKNMITGAAQMDGAILVCSAADGPMPQTREHILLSRQVGVPYIVVFLNKADLVDDAELLELVEMEVRDLLSTYDFPGDDTPIIIGSARMALEGKDDNEMGTTAVRKLVETLDTYIPEPVRMIDKPFLMPIEDVFSISGRGTVVTGRIERGIVRVQDALEIVGLRDTTTTTCTGVEMFRKLLDEGRAGENCGVLLRGTKRDDVERGQVLVKPGSVKPHTKFTAEVYVLSKEEGGRHTPFFKGYRPQFYFRTTDVTGNCELPEGVEMVMPGDNIQMTVTLIKTIAMEDGLRFAIREGGRTVGAGVVAKIIE from the coding sequence ATGGCTAAGGAAAAATTTGATCGTTCCCTGCCCCACGTCAACGTTGGGACCATTGGTCACGTTGACCACGGTAAAACCACTCTGACTGCTGCTCTGACTCGCGTCTGCTCCGAAGTTTTCGGTTCGGCCGTCGTTGAATTCGACAAGATCGACAGCGCACCAGAAGAAAAAGCTCGCGGTATCACCATCAACACCGCTCACGTTGAGTACAACTCGACTATTCGTCACTACGCTCACGTTGACTGCCCAGGTCACGCTGACTACGTGAAGAACATGATCACCGGTGCTGCTCAGATGGACGGCGCGATCCTGGTTTGCTCGGCCGCTGATGGTCCGATGCCGCAAACCCGTGAGCACATCCTGCTGTCCCGTCAGGTAGGCGTTCCGTACATCGTGGTTTTCCTGAACAAGGCTGACCTGGTAGACGACGCTGAGCTGCTGGAACTGGTTGAGATGGAAGTTCGTGACCTGCTGTCGACCTACGACTTCCCGGGCGACGACACTCCGATCATCATCGGTTCGGCTCGTATGGCGCTGGAAGGCAAAGACGACAACGAAATGGGCACCACTGCCGTTCGTAAACTGGTTGAAACTCTGGATACCTACATCCCAGAACCAGTTCGTATGATCGACAAGCCATTCCTGATGCCAATCGAAGACGTGTTCTCGATCTCGGGTCGCGGTACTGTTGTGACTGGTCGTATCGAGCGCGGTATCGTTCGCGTTCAGGACGCGCTGGAAATCGTTGGTCTGCGTGACACCACCACCACCACCTGCACCGGTGTTGAGATGTTCCGCAAACTGCTCGACGAAGGTCGTGCTGGCGAGAACTGCGGCGTTCTGCTGCGCGGTACCAAGCGTGACGACGTTGAGCGTGGCCAGGTTCTGGTCAAGCCAGGTTCGGTCAAGCCGCACACCAAGTTCACCGCAGAAGTTTACGTTCTGAGCAAGGAAGAAGGCGGTCGTCACACTCCGTTCTTCAAAGGCTACCGTCCACAGTTCTACTTCCGTACTACTGACGTGACTGGTAACTGCGAGCTGCCAGAAGGCGTTGAAATGGTAATGCCAGGTGACAACATTCAGATGACTGTTACCCTGATCAAAACCATCGCGATGGAAGACGGTCTGCGTTTCGCTATCCGTGAAGGCGGTCGTACCGTCGGCGCTGGCGTCGTAGCCAAAATCATCGAATAA
- the rplA gene encoding 50S ribosomal protein L1 gives MAKLTKRQKAIAGKIEAGKAYNIVDAAALLAELSTVKFSESFDVAVNLGVDPRKSDQVVRSATVLPHGTGKTVRVAVFTQGPAAEAALAAGADRVGMDDLAAEMKGGDLNYDVVIASPDAMRVVGQLGQILGPRGLMPNPKVGTVTPDVANAVKNAKAGQVRYRTDKNGIIHTSVGKMGFDAVKLKENVEALIADLKRIKPASSKGIYVKRVTLSTTMGPGLVIDQSSLDA, from the coding sequence ATGGCTAAGCTGACCAAGCGTCAAAAGGCTATCGCCGGCAAAATCGAAGCAGGCAAGGCCTACAACATTGTAGACGCCGCTGCTCTGCTGGCCGAGCTGTCGACTGTCAAGTTCAGCGAGTCGTTCGACGTTGCTGTAAACCTGGGTGTAGACCCGCGTAAATCCGACCAGGTTGTTCGTAGCGCTACTGTGCTGCCACACGGCACTGGCAAGACCGTTCGCGTTGCTGTGTTCACCCAGGGTCCAGCTGCTGAGGCCGCTCTGGCTGCCGGCGCTGACCGTGTAGGTATGGACGACCTGGCTGCCGAAATGAAAGGCGGCGACCTGAACTATGACGTAGTGATCGCATCCCCGGATGCCATGCGCGTTGTAGGTCAGTTGGGTCAGATCCTCGGTCCACGCGGCCTGATGCCTAACCCGAAAGTCGGCACCGTAACTCCAGACGTAGCCAACGCGGTCAAGAACGCCAAGGCTGGTCAGGTTCGTTATCGCACCGACAAAAACGGCATCATCCACACTTCCGTTGGCAAGATGGGCTTCGACGCCGTCAAGCTGAAGGAAAACGTTGAAGCCCTGATCGCTGATCTGAAGCGTATCAAGCCAGCTTCCTCGAAAGGCATTTACGTCAAGCGCGTTACCCTGAGCACCACCATGGGCCCAGGTCTGGTTATCGATCAGAGCTCGCTCGACGCGTAA
- the rplJ gene encoding 50S ribosomal protein L10, translated as MAINLEDKKAIVAEVNEAAKVALSAVVVDARGVTVGAMTGLRKEAREAGVYVRVVRNTLLKRAVADTQYSVLNDVFTGPTLIAFSNEHPGAAARIFKEFAKGQDKFEIKAAAFEGKFLAANQIDVLATLPTRDEAISQLMSVIQGATSKLARTLAAIRDQKEAAAA; from the coding sequence GTGGCAATTAATCTCGAAGACAAGAAGGCCATCGTCGCTGAAGTCAACGAGGCTGCCAAAGTCGCTCTGTCCGCTGTCGTGGTTGATGCACGTGGCGTAACAGTAGGCGCAATGACCGGACTCCGTAAAGAGGCTCGTGAAGCTGGCGTTTACGTACGTGTTGTACGTAACACCCTGCTCAAGCGCGCTGTTGCTGACACTCAATACAGTGTCCTCAACGACGTGTTCACCGGCCCGACCCTGATTGCATTCTCGAACGAACATCCGGGCGCTGCTGCCCGTATCTTCAAAGAGTTTGCCAAGGGTCAGGACAAGTTCGAGATCAAGGCAGCTGCGTTCGAGGGCAAGTTCCTCGCAGCTAATCAGATCGACGTACTGGCAACTCTGCCGACCCGTGACGAAGCAATTTCCCAGCTGATGAGCGTGATTCAAGGCGCTACCAGCAAATTGGCTCGTACTCTGGCGGCAATTCGCGACCAGAAAGAAGCTGCCGCAGCCTAA